One genomic region from Sphingobacterium sp. UGAL515B_05 encodes:
- a CDS encoding fumarylacetoacetate hydrolase family protein — MKIFRYGAKGSEKAGVILNEKKYDVSEGNFQYNRDFFADIANLERLQTYINEKGDTLKEIADDERIGTPLEAPSKILCVGLNFDDHVKETKLQQASEPIVFMKSVSAFNGPFDGITLPKFSVKSDWETEFAIVIGKKASYVTEEEALDHVFGYVLHNDVTEREFQIERGGTWDKGKGCDTFAPIGPFIATKDEFTDIDNLKIWLKLNGELMQDGNTSDFIYRVPKLISYLSHFMSLLPGDIISTGSPAGSGMGKSPQRFLKDGDVIEYGIDGLGSAKQVISAYPAL; from the coding sequence ATGAAGATTTTTAGATATGGCGCAAAGGGCTCCGAAAAAGCGGGAGTCATTTTAAACGAAAAGAAGTATGATGTTTCAGAGGGAAATTTTCAATACAACCGCGATTTCTTTGCGGATATTGCAAATTTAGAAAGACTTCAAACATATATAAATGAAAAAGGCGATACGCTTAAAGAGATAGCCGACGACGAGCGTATCGGTACACCATTGGAAGCTCCTTCCAAAATACTTTGTGTAGGGCTTAATTTCGATGATCACGTCAAAGAAACCAAATTGCAACAAGCTTCAGAGCCTATCGTCTTTATGAAATCTGTATCTGCATTCAATGGCCCTTTTGATGGAATTACCCTTCCGAAGTTCTCTGTAAAATCTGATTGGGAAACCGAATTTGCCATTGTAATTGGAAAAAAAGCTTCTTATGTTACTGAAGAAGAAGCCTTGGACCATGTGTTCGGCTACGTGCTACACAATGACGTTACAGAGCGTGAATTTCAGATCGAGCGTGGCGGAACCTGGGATAAAGGTAAAGGATGCGACACTTTCGCTCCTATTGGCCCATTTATAGCAACCAAAGATGAATTCACAGATATTGATAATTTAAAAATCTGGCTTAAACTCAATGGTGAGCTTATGCAAGATGGCAATACAAGTGATTTTATCTATCGTGTGCCCAAATTGATTTCTTATTTAAGCCATTTTATGAGCTTACTTCCAGGCGACATCATTTCTACAGGATCACCTGCAGGATCTGGCATGGGCAAATCCCCACAAAGATTCCTGAAAGATGGTGATGTCATCGAATATGGCATCGATGGACTTGGATCTGCAAAACAAGTGATTTCAGCTTATCCAGCGTTGTAA